Genomic DNA from Cucurbita pepo subsp. pepo cultivar mu-cu-16 chromosome LG13, ASM280686v2, whole genome shotgun sequence:
TGATTAGTAGttcttttgtttgaattaCAGCTTCTAAAAGTAATCTATGTTACAGACATTTTCTTATGCTCTTCATTCATGAGAAGATCATGTTGGAAGGGGAAACATGTGAAGCTTTCATGAATTGatactatttattttgatggaCTCCTAATGTTATAAATGGTTACATATTTAGAACAATTTTGTGTATTGGGGTTTGCATATCTTCTCATGTCACTTCTGTATCGCAGATGAAAGATTTACTGCTGAGGAGGCCCTCTATTGCTGGATTAACTGGAATCAGTGAATCACGTCTTGGTTGCTTTGCAACACGCCTTCGTGCCTATCTTGTGGAGTCAACTGTTGCTAATCACCATCCAGCAAGTTCTGCAGACTCACACTCTTCAGTAGAAACCACTAGAGAACTATCTCATTCATCTCATTTTGGTCAATCATCAAAATCTATGCGGTCAAGAAATTATGGTAGTCCAGCAGTTAAAGCAAATTCTGCACATCAGGGTAGTCTTAGCCCCAGGTTGAATTCCTTTAAAGAAGGCCTTCCTAAGACGCTGCTTTCTCTGAGAGATGCTGCTAGGGAAAAATTCAGGAGGCGTGGAGACAACTTGGCTTTAGACAACCATATTGCTACTTCACCGATTTCCAATGACGTTAATTCTGAAACTCAAACAGCTGATTTAAGTTGCCCATTATCTCCATCGAACTTCCTGAAATCATTGGGAAAATTAGCTGCCCCAACTCCTGCAAATTCTTCTCATGCTCCTTGTGTGGTTTCACCTCTCTTTACACCTTACTATTGCTGGTGTCCTGGATCATCATCAATTCTGCAGCGAAGGGAAGAACCTTCTCAACTCCCCATCCCATCCTTCGGTGCATCTTCTCTACCTCCATTTCCTTCGCTGTTCCCAGCTTCTGCACCTTCAAACTTGTCCGTTCCAGTATCACCCTTAAATTTAGTTGATTCTCCGTCACTGGATTTCCCTGCTCTATTTCCAGACCCACTCGTCCGTTTGCCTTTGAAAACCTCTCAGCAGATCCCGACCTTCACACCGTTGTTCTGTGATCCAATTGTTCATGTTCCTGTGATTGATGTTTGCTCTTCGGGTCCAGGCTATCTTGTTAGTGCAGGCCCCACCATTACAACCTCCATTCCACCACTGCATCCTAATCTCGTGAATCCAATGCTACCTGCTACGGATGTGGAAAAGGATGCTAGGGAGACGCTGCGTCTGCTCATCAGTGGTTCAAGCCAGGGTAACCCTCAATTGATGAACGTACTCCCTGTTGTTCTAACAGACTCAGAAGCAAATCgaagtttatttttaactGGTAGCCATGGTCTGTACAGTAATACTCGAGACATTGATGCTATTGCTAACAGCATTGCTTCTCTGGGTATTGCGTCACTTTCAGGGAAATCCACAAGTGAGCATGTAGGGAAGAGATTTAACCTTGATGGTTTAAATGGCCACCCAGATGACAGCAGTGATTCAGAAAGCTCCTGTTCGGAAGGCGAGGATGTGTTTTCCCAGTCTCACTTTGAGGAAAGCAAGTTTGGTTGATAGAAAATTTTCCTACATacattcatttcttctttgtaGATCTTGGTCGCCTCTATTTCGGTTTGCTAATGTGTAGATATGTTGCCTTGGTTGTTGAGTTATAATTAGCGTAGTGTTGTTCACCATGAGAGGTTGGTGACTTTTACTGCCTTATTAGTCTAT
This window encodes:
- the LOC111808350 gene encoding uncharacterized protein LOC111808350 isoform X2, with amino-acid sequence MESVFGHFEPVEVGILARCFCIPLVSIRVGKIDKQGTLLCPTTTRGNLNLMVLPSSDFRLSFIGDNGHVERLFTLSNRPSSAAITIDEIASDCSGRSFVVKANDQNTYFWCSEKSKLLGTELLLKMKDLLLRRPSIAGLTGISESRLGCFATRLRAYLVESTVANHHPASSADSHSSVETTRELSHSSHFGQSSKSMRSRNYGSPAVKANSAHQGSLSPRLNSFKEGLPKTLLSLRDAAREKFRRRGDNLALDNHIATSPISNDVNSETQTADLSCPLSPSNFLKSLGKLAAPTPANSSHAPCVVSPLFTPYYCWCPGSSSILQRREEPSQLPIPSFGASSLPPFPSLFPASAPSNLSVPVSPLNLVDSPSLDFPALFPDPLVRLPLKTSQQIPTFTPLFCDPIVHVPVIDVCSSGPGYLVSAGPTITTSIPPLHPNLVNPMLPATDVEKDARETLRLLISGSSQGNPQLMNVLPVVLTDSEANRSLFLTGSHGLYSNTRDIDAIANSIASLGIASLSGKSTSEHVGKRFNLDGLNGHPDDSSDSESSCSEGEDVFSQSHFEESKFG
- the LOC111808350 gene encoding uncharacterized protein LOC111808350 isoform X1, translated to MSNPRKEGSIASNANGDADRDNVEEFGESSRVGGVSSNVVEVSGGPHASTRDINLTERLTDILVDEGDGDLLLQQSDREDRVIRWLQALDMQVMGACRADERLKPLLKMTTSNDIAEDRLLAQLSQHFEPVEVGILARCFCIPLVSIRVGKIDKQGTLLCPTTTRGNLNLMVLPSSDFRLSFIGDNGHVERLFTLSNRPSSAAITIDEIASDCSGRSFVVKANDQNTYFWCSEKSKLLGTELLLKMKDLLLRRPSIAGLTGISESRLGCFATRLRAYLVESTVANHHPASSADSHSSVETTRELSHSSHFGQSSKSMRSRNYGSPAVKANSAHQGSLSPRLNSFKEGLPKTLLSLRDAAREKFRRRGDNLALDNHIATSPISNDVNSETQTADLSCPLSPSNFLKSLGKLAAPTPANSSHAPCVVSPLFTPYYCWCPGSSSILQRREEPSQLPIPSFGASSLPPFPSLFPASAPSNLSVPVSPLNLVDSPSLDFPALFPDPLVRLPLKTSQQIPTFTPLFCDPIVHVPVIDVCSSGPGYLVSAGPTITTSIPPLHPNLVNPMLPATDVEKDARETLRLLISGSSQGNPQLMNVLPVVLTDSEANRSLFLTGSHGLYSNTRDIDAIANSIASLGIASLSGKSTSEHVGKRFNLDGLNGHPDDSSDSESSCSEGEDVFSQSHFEESKFG